From Miscanthus floridulus cultivar M001 chromosome 15, ASM1932011v1, whole genome shotgun sequence, the proteins below share one genomic window:
- the LOC136509445 gene encoding uncharacterized protein, which yields MAALQATVERMEAEREAERVERERERAQREAERAEWEVLRAQRAAEAQRMQDMFSFMSSLGTTLPGVVVPQSLLAPVVPPTPLALGTPSSGSNPTPSPQHTHPGDPLYPELRRSYVSPLITVPRIGDLVFSFPEEHIE from the exons ATggcggcactccag gccactgtggagaggatggaggccgagagggaggccgagagggtcgagagggagagggagagggcccagagggaggccgagagggccgagtgggaggtcctgagggcccagagggcggccgaggcgcagaggatgcaggacatgttctcattcatgtcgagcctcggcaccactctcccgggtgtggtggtgccccagtcgctgctcgctccagttgtgcctcctactcctctggctctaggcactccg tcgtcgggttcgaacccgactccttcgcctcagcacacacaccccg GGGATCCGCTGTACCCAGAGCTCAGGCGCTCCTACGTCAGCCCACTCATCACCGTCCCCCgcatcggcgacctcgtcttctCCTTCCCCGAGGAGCACATCGAGTAG
- the LOC136509581 gene encoding probable serine/threonine-protein kinase PBL7 produces MLSWLRRFPNDVIHRKGNGTTTGRRTSSSTSWRNKSNSFTARIIRCASSVVDTAGRRHDDDDDEDDDCRLPSSPPPPAPPNHYNNDNGRNTSVISAKAFSFRELADAAGNFRQTNFLGEGGFGRVYKARLRIAGEDDLPVAIKQLDRNGFQGNNEFMVEVLMLSMLHHPNLVSLVGYCAEGDQRLLVYEYMALGSLEDHLLLLHGDDGHDNDGSQQQHGPLPWRTRMKIALGAARGLEYLHENTVIYRDLKSSNILLDQGYNPKLSDFGLAKLLPAPRTDSSSSSSSSSSSSSNKVMGTYGYCAPEYLRTGKLSAKSDVYSFGVLLLELITGRRAIDASRPDGEQSLVGWAARIFGDPKRFPELVDPRLAMAMLGPAASELKQAVGVASMCLQEHYALRPVMTDVVMALSFLAIDSPPC; encoded by the coding sequence ATGCTAAGTTGGCTCCGACGCTTCCCTAACGATGTGATCCATAGGAAGGGCAATGGCACCACCACAGGCCGgaggacctcctcctccacctcttggAGGAACAAGAGCAACAGCTTCACCGCACGGATCATCCGTTGTGCCTCCTCTGTGGTCGATACAGCAGGCCGCcgacacgacgacgacgacgatgaagatgatgattgtCGTCTACCGTCGTcgcctcctcctccagcaccACCAAATCATTataataatgacaatggcagaaacACCAGTGTCATCTCGGCCAAAGCCTTCTCGTTCCGCGAGCTAGCTGACGCCGCAGGAAACTTTCGCCAAACCAACTTCCTCGGCGAGGGGGGATTCGGTCGCGTCTACAAGGCCCGCCTGCGCATTGCTGGTGAGGACGACCTTCCGGTGGCCATCAAGCAGCTGGACCGCAATGGCTTCCAGGGCAACAATGAGTTCATGGTGGAGGTGCTCATGCTCAGCATGCTGCACCACCCCAACCTCGTCAGCCTCGTTGGTTACTGCGCCGAGGGTGACCAACGCCTGCTCGTCTATGAGTACATGGCACTAGGATCCCTCGAGGACCACCTGTTGCTGCTGCATGGTGATGACGGTCATGACAACGATGGCAGCCAACAGCAGCATGGCCCTTTGCCTTGGCGCACGAGGATGAAGATCGCGCTCGGCGCGGCGCGGGGCCTAGAGTACCTGCATGAAAACACTGTCATCTACCGAGATCTCAAGTCCTCCAACATCCTCCTCGACCAAGGCTACAATCCCAAGCTCTCCGACTTCGGCCTCGCCAAGCTCCTCCCCGCCCCGCGCACTGACtcatcctcctcgtcgtcgtcgtcctcctcatcAAGCAGCAACAAGGTGATGGGCACGTATGGGTACTGTGCGCCGGAGTACTTGCGGACAGGAAAGCTCAGCGCCAAGTCGGACGTCTATAGCTTTGGGGTGCTTCTGCTAGAGCTCATCACCGGCCGACGAGCCATCGACGCCAGCCGGCCGGATGGCGAGCAAAGCCTCGTTGGATGGGCGGCACGGATATTTGGTGACCCCAAGAGGTTCCCTGAGCTGGTGGACCCTCGGTTGGCGATGGCAATGCTAGGGCCTGCAGCATCAGAGCTGAAGCAGGCCGTGGGTGTGGCATCCATGTGCTTGCAGGAACACTACGCCCTGCGTCCTGTCATGACCGACGTCGTCATGGCCCTTTCCTTCCTCGCCATTGATTCTCCTCCCTGCTAG